TGCATTTACAAGTAAGTCTTTTTACACTATTCAGACTCAAGAATGGTCGATCGGTACATTTTCTACTGCAAATTCGGTTACTTTAACTACTGCCCGTCTTTTAAGCCGCGGTTTGCGCTATTTTTCTGCTGGTGTAAATACAATATGATTAATCCGGCGAATTGGCATgtattcgttaaaaaaaccgGCTTTACGTATGTCTTTTAAATGACGAAAATTGATAGAACCTACAACGCGTGATGATGAATTATCGTGGAAATGAGTATGAAATTGCCAGATATTACCGTATTTATATTGTTTATCGCAGAAAGAAGTCACAGATAAAGTACTCCAAAATATGTTACGCAGAATAAAGTAGAATAAAGTCAAACGGTATCCACGTAAGCGAAACGGGTGGAGAATTTGACATGTTGAAACAGGTCTGCCAACACCAGCGCagcgaaaattattttttggttGTCATTGTTGTTTCTATGCCTGTGTGGCCTGTGTACAGAAATCTACGGTCATTAAACCGGgatttctttgttttagaACGCAACGCAAGTTGGCACTTCACAGTCATCACTTGAAGCACCGGAATTTGTACTTCTAGCGATAAACACGGTCATTTATCGGTAATTGAATTCTCACGTAAGCCCGgcgtttcgttttcttttgtacatacatatggaATATAGCTAATGAGAAGCGACGCATGTCAAATTTCGTCTCATCTCTATCATTGGTGACAAAACTCGAAAATTGTCATATTATTACCGTTGAATGAACTATAAATAAACCTATCGACGTGGCAAACAAAAATCCAATTCTGGTCCTTTTATCTTAATTTCTGCCAGAATTGACGTCCTCTTTCGATCTCTTCtcatttaattaataacaCATAAGTATATACCCGCGTGTTGTTAGGCGAAAAGAAATCGGACCCGTTATAGTCCTGTAAACGTTTCCTACTGACAAGATAAAAACGTGATAGTCATTATTTATTCCACGTATCTCATCTGTTGCCCATACAGACAACACTTACTCAATTAAAGTACGAGTATCCAAGCGTTTTTATATACCCGCGATACTGGCAGACAGGCGTTCCGTACAAAGATTAGATAAATTTACACAGCACACCATAGTGTTCAGCTTAGAGCAGAGCCGATAAGAATATTCTGCTTGCTATAAAAGTCAGTCGGTAAAAATTCCCTCTCTTGTCTCAAAAGATCTTCTCATTGTACCAGTTCTAACAATTGAACTCCTGCTTTTCTTCTTTAGCCGACCTAAGGACGTAATCCAATATCAACCATGGATCAGCCACTACCGGCAACGTTGAGCAAACTGTTTAGgtaattaacgattttttttgtttttcaaatacctTAGTTAAAATGCATGATTTGTGTCTGGAGCATTTTGTAGGATAATGTTTTTCCAACCTCACCAATATgccaaagaaaattatttgcatgtatttagaaaattagaaataaaaaagtccTGTGCGATACTGCAAGACAgataatttaatttgattCAACGAGCCTTCCATACgataaacaataatttattgaaatattttgagaaaaactagCGTGACTGATTACTGATAATTTGGCTTATCCTTATTTATTTGTTGACGATTTGACGGGCCACTTAATATATCAGACAGCGGCTTATCTTGTGATAGCTATTTGGGATACATTGTGGATAAGGCAGTCTACGTTACTAGATGTGATCCGTGGCCCTAATTTTGATTAATTCCCTTCAGATCACTTCTGACAATCCATCCATCACTGAATATCATTTTAAAACAGGATCAAGAACATAGTCATAGATTAATTTCAGAGCGATAGGCAGATGTTAATTTAATACTATTACAAGATAAAGAATTGTTAGATTCCGAGTTAATGTATTGCAGAATACCTCATATTCGACAATATTTTACAGCCATATAGATGCCCACAAGTCTGATTACATTGAGGCTCTCAGGGAGGCTGTTGCAATAAAATCCGTCTCAGCATGGCCCGACAAAAGGAACGACATAGTGAGAATGATGGAGTGGGCAGAAAAAAAGCTAAAGGAATTGGGATCTACAACAGAACTTGTGGATATTGGAAAGCAAACACTTCCCGACGGCAAACAGATTCCCCTGCCACCAATTCTGCTGGGAGATCTTGGCTCCGACCCAAAAAAGAAGACGGTACTTTTGTACGGACACCTAGACGTTCAGCCGGCTTTAGTCGAAGATGGTTGGGACACCGAGCCATTTGAATTGGTcgaaaaagacgaaaaacttTACGGTAGAGGAAGTACTGACGACAAAGGTCCTGTCCTTGGATGGATTCATGCTTTGCAAGGATATAAGGCTATCGGGGAAGAAATCCCAGTTAATATAAAGGTGAATATATACCTCGCTTGTTCAACATTctagtttctttttctatctctTCGGAAAGACCAATATCGCAACATTGACCCAAGGGAATCTTTCATCACCAATAGATTATCCATTCACTTATGCTGGCTATTTCAGTTCTGTTTTGAGGGCATGGAAGAGAGCGGAAGCGAAGGTCTTGACGAGCTCTTGTGGGATCGTAAAGATACGTTCTTGAAGGGTACCGACTATGTATGCATTTCGGACAATTACTGGCTGGGTACGACAAAGCCCTGCATAACATACGGTCTCAGGGGTATCTGCTATTTTAACCTGGAGGTCAGCTGTGCGAGCAAAGATCTGCACAGCGGGACTTTCGGCGGTACTGTATACGAAGCTATGGCCGATCTGATCTTCCTAATGAACACGTTAGTGGATATCGACGGTCGAATTAAAATCGATGGCATCTACGACAAAGTTGCTAAGATCACAGATGCTGAACTCGAAAGCTACAAGACAATAGAATTTGATGTGGATGAATTCCGTACGCAGGTTGGAACGTCCAGGTTGGCGCACAATGAGGACAAGGTTTGTCTAATTTGTTATCTGTCGCAgtataatgaatttttctactGAATACTaggataaataataattcagaatGTTTGTAgtctaagaaaaaaaatttattactttgattacaaatgatttttaaaaaatagacGCAACTATTGATGCACCGCTGGCGCTATCCAAGCCTTTCTCTACATGGTATCGAAGGAGCTTTCAGTGAGCCTGGGGCAAAGACTGTGATACCACGAACGGTGATTGGCAAATTTTCGATAAGAATAGTGCCAGACATGACCCCGAACGAGGTTGAGTCGCTGGTGCGACGTCATTTGGAAAAGCAATGGGTGACTAGAGGCAGTCCCAACACAATGAAAGTCAGCATGGGTCATGGTGGAAAACCATGGACAGAGAATCCGGATCACCCGCACTACCTAGCCGGTCGTAAAGCAACGAAACACGTCTACAAGGTTGATCCGGATTTGTCGCGTGAGGGTGGTTCCATTCCTGTGACGCTAACTTTCCAAGAAGTGACTGGTAAGAACGTTCTCCTATTGCCGGTTGGCTGTGGCGATGATGGTGCACATTCCCAAAACGAAAAGCTCAACGTGCGCAACTACATAGAA
This is a stretch of genomic DNA from Neodiprion fabricii isolate iyNeoFabr1 chromosome 2, iyNeoFabr1.1, whole genome shotgun sequence. It encodes these proteins:
- the LOC124176450 gene encoding cytosolic non-specific dipeptidase isoform X1, with the protein product MDQPLPATLSKLFSHIDAHKSDYIEALREAVAIKSVSAWPDKRNDIVRMMEWAEKKLKELGSTTELVDIGKQTLPDGKQIPLPPILLGDLGSDPKKKTVLLYGHLDVQPALVEDGWDTEPFELVEKDEKLYGRGSTDDKGPVLGWIHALQGYKAIGEEIPVNIKFCFEGMEESGSEGLDELLWDRKDTFLKGTDYVCISDNYWLGTTKPCITYGLRGICYFNLEVSCASKDLHSGTFGGTVYEAMADLIFLMNTLVDIDGRIKIDGIYDKVAKITDAELESYKTIEFDVDEFRTQVGTSRLAHNEDKTQLLMHRWRYPSLSLHGIEGAFSEPGAKTVIPRTVIGKFSIRIVPDMTPNEVESLVRRHLEKQWVTRGSPNTMKVSMGHGGKPWTENPDHPHYLAGRKATKHVYKVDPDLSREGGSIPVTLTFQEVTGKNVLLLPVGCGDDGAHSQNEKLNVRNYIEGTKLLGAYLYEVSQLQH
- the LOC124176450 gene encoding cytosolic non-specific dipeptidase isoform X2 produces the protein MDQPLPATLSKLFSHIDAHKSDYIEALREAVAIKSVSAWPDKRNDIVRMMEWAEKKLKELGSTTELVDIGKQTLPDGKQIPLPPILLGDLGSDPKKKTVLLYGHLDVQPALVEDGWDTEPFELVEKDEKLYGRGSTDDKGPVLGWIHALQGYKAIGEEIPVNIKFCFEGMEESGSEGLDELLWDRKDTFLKGTDYVCISDNYWLGTTKPCITYGLRGICYFNLEVSCASKDLHSGTFGGTVYEAMADLIFLMNTLVDIDGRIKIDGIYDKVAKITDAELESYKTIEFDVDEFRTQVGTSRLAHNEDKTQLLMHRWRYPSLSLHGIEGAFSEPGAKTVIPRTVIGKFSIRIVPDMTPNEVESLVRRHLEKQWVTRGSPNTMKVSMGHGGKPWTENPDHPHYLAGRKATKHVYKVDPDLSREGGSIPVTLTFQEVTGKNVLLLPVGCGDDGAHSQNEKLNVRNYIEGVSLLN